The following are from one region of the Spodoptera frugiperda isolate SF20-4 chromosome 20, AGI-APGP_CSIRO_Sfru_2.0, whole genome shotgun sequence genome:
- the LOC118262110 gene encoding collagen alpha-2(IV) chain isoform X10: MGPGTLFYFLAALAIIHASEDTPKTKPKDEFKALSEAREARQYDSYQGQPDNEVVVDIEDDEKKQYYETNYDTSAYGFGYDVGPNGQFHHENRGPDGVTYGCYGYLDPDNFLRATHYVADSHGYRVVEPEKPVEVFPDEKYEYDESTGQALNTRPGQIIPWEKLFFPKGCGRTPGGVPAKPLPKPTPKPPRPIDSSSETTNVKPVQSGQGPNGPYGPGSWQGQPGKPGTPGRPGTPGTPGTPGTPGSPGSPGTPGGPGGPGGPGGPGGPSGGYYPGSSGTPGTAGSPGTPGTPGSPGTPGGPGTPGTSGYPGTAGTPGTPGYPGTEGTPGTPGYPGTAGTPGTPGTPGYPGTEGTPGTPGYPGTAGTPGTPGYPGTEGTPGTPGTPGYPGTAGYPGTAGTPGTPGYPGTEGTPGTPGTPGYPGTEGTPGTPGTPGYPGTAGTPGYPGYYPGGSGGYYPGQPTAPGTDGYYPGQGSGPGGPLGPDGTYGPDGTYYPGTPGTPGTPGTPGSPGGPGGPGGPGGPGGPGGPGGPNGPNGPSNGGYYPGQPGRPGTPGSPGSPGTPGGPGGPGGPGGPGGPGGPNGPNGPSSGGYYPGQPGSPGTPGSPGSPGTPGGPGGPGGPGGPGGPGGPNGPNGPSSGGYYPGQPGSPGTPGSPGSPGTPGGPGGPGGPGGPGGPGGPNGPNGPSSGGYYPGQPGSPGTPGSPGSPGTPGGPGGPGGPGGPGGPGGPNGPNGPSSGGYYPGQPGSPGTPGSPGSPGTPGGPGGPGGPGGPGGPGGPNGPNGPSNGGYYPGQPGSPGSPGSPGSPGTPGGPGGPGGPGGPGGPGGPTDTTTYPGQSSGQPSQPGQPGYPGKPGQPGYPGQPGQPGQPGQPGQPGQGGQPGKPGQPGYPGQPGQPGYPGQPGQPGQPGQPGQGGQPGKPGQPGYPGQPGQPGYPGQPGQPGQGGQPGQPGQPGGPGQPGYPGQPGQPGQGGQPGKPGQPGYPGQPGQPGYPGQPGQPGQPGQGGQPGKPGQPGYPGQPGQPGYPGQPGQPGQPGQGGQPGKPGQPGYPGQPGQPGYPGQPGQPGQPGQGGQPGKPGQPGYPGQPGQPGYPGQPGQPGQPGQGGQPGKPGQPGYPGQPGYPGQPGQPGQPGQGGQPGKPGQPGYPGQPGQPGYPGQPGQPGQPGQGGQPGKPGQPGYPGQPGQPGYPGQPGQPGGPGQQGQPGYPGQPGQPGQGGQPGQPGQPGGPGQPGYPGQPGQPGKPGQPGQPGYPGQPGQPGQPGYPGQPGQPGQPGYPGQPGQPGQPGKPGQPGQPGYPGQPGQPGQPGQPGQPGYPEQPGQPGGPGRPEDLTKPGQPGYPGQQGQPGGPGQPGQPGYPGQPGKPGQPGQPGYPGQPGQPGYPGQPGQPGQPGQQGQPGQPGKPGQPGQPGYPGQPGKPGEPGQPGYPGQPGQPGKPGQPGQPGYPGQPGEPGQPGQPGQPGQPGYPGQPGQPGGPGQPGQPGYPGQPGQAGQPGQPGYPGQPGQPGYPGQQGQPGGPGQPGQPGTPGQPGQPGYPGQPGQPGEPGKPGQPGQPGQPGYPGQPGQPGYPGQQGQPGGPGQPGQPGYPGQPGQPGQPGQPGQPGYPGQPGQPGEPGKPGQPGQPGQPGYPGQPGQPGYPGQQGQPGGPGQPGQPGYPGQPGQPGQPGQPGQPGYPGQPGQPGYPGQQGQPGGPGQPGQPGYPGQPGQPGQPGQPGQPGYPGQPGQPGYPGQQGQPGGPGQPGQPGTPGQPGQPGYPGQPGQPGEPGKPGQPGQPGQPGYPGQPGQPGYPGQQGQPGGPGQPGQPGKPGQPGQPGYPGQQGQPGGPGQPGQPGKPGQPGQPGYPGQQGQPGGPGQPGQPGTPGQPGQPGHPGQPGQPGEPGKPGQPGQPGQPGYPGQPGQPGYPGQQGQPGGPGQPGQPGQPGEPGKPGQPGQPGQPGYPGQPGQPGYPGQQGQPGGPGQPGQPGTPGQPGQPGYPGQPGQPGEPGKPGQPGQPGQPGYPGQPGQPGYPGQQGQPGGPGQPGQPGYPGQPGQPGEPGKPGQPGQPGQPGYPGQPGQPGQPGQSGGPGQPGQPGYPGQPGQPGGPGQPGQPGYPGQPGQPGYPGQPGQPGQPGHPGQPGYPGQPGQPGQPGYPGQPGQPGYPGQPGQPGQPGQPGYPGQPGQPGQPGYPGQPGQPGYPGQPGQPGQPGQPGYPGQPGQPGQPGQPGYPGQPGQPGYPGQPGQPGQPGYPGQPGQYPDSETAPSGTGVQPPATVPSHQMPPFPIYVIPYPLPIVPSPASCPCYLLKPGQNETNVQAQGPQATAPPHYQNQPQYPPYGIIGFVPVVFVPYCPGNASNMNSAQQNFPNAVPVQYSCNQCQASSDIYRYLGRLNGGRSTGFKDLKDLKDLKEIKSLTELDDLLKNQIKPLEKSMHTIAANPRVLAETNDKNEKKEKIETKTPRRRTRTGRTRVSKN; the protein is encoded by the exons ATGGGGCCGGGAACACTCTTCTATTTcttg GCCGCGCTGGCTATAATACATGCCAGCGAGGATACGCCAAAGACAAAGCCAAAAGATGAATTCAAAGCATTATCCGAAGCGCGAGAAGCTCGCCAATATGACTCGTACCAGGGACAACCAGATAACGAAGTGGTCGTGGACATAGAGGACGATGAAAAGAAACAGTATTATGAAACCAATTACGACAcaa GTGCATACGGCTTCGGTTATGACGTCGGTCCAAATGGGCAGTTCCATCATGAGAACCGCGGTCCGGATGGCGTCACCTATGGTTGCTATGGTTACTTGGACCCAGATAACTTCCTTCGTGCTACTCACTACGTTGCTGACAGCCACGGATACAGAGTAGTGGAACCAGAGAAACCAGTCGAAGTATTCCCTGACGAGAAATATGAATACGATGAATC CACTGGACAGGCGTTAAACACTCGGCCCGGACAAATCATCCCCTGGGAGAAACTCTTCTTCCCCAAGGGATGCGGTCGTACTCCCGGTGGAGTTCCAGCCAAGCCTTTACCGAAACCTACGCCCAAACCACCTCGTCCCATAGACAGCAGTAGCGAGACCACGAATGTCAAACCTGTACAATCTGGACAAG gACCCAATGGACCTTACGGCCCTGGATCat GGCAAGGtcaaccaggcaagccaggaaCTCCCGGCAGGCCCGGTACTCCAGGTACTCCAGGCACCCCAGGAACCCCAGGCTCTCCCGGTTCTCCCGGCACACCAGGTGGACCAG GAGGTCCAGGTGGTCCCGGCGGCCCCGGTGGTCCATCAGGCGGCTACTACCCCGGCTCTAGTGGAACCCCAGGCACCGCTGGATCTCCAGGAACCCCAGGTACACCCGGTAGTCCCGGTACCCCCGGCGGCCCAGGTACTCCTGGGACCTCAGGTTACCCTGGCACAGCTGGTACCCCAGGTACACCTGGATACCCAGGCACAGAAGGAACCCCAGGTACACCTGGTTACCCAGGCACAGCTGGTACCCCAGGCACACCAGGTACACCTGGATATCCAGGTACAGAAGGCACCCCAGGAACACCTGGTTACCCAGGTACGGCAGGTACCCCAGGTACACCTGGTTACCCAGGCACAGAAGGAACTCCTGGCACTCCAGGTACACCTGGTTACCCAGGCACAGCTGGTTACCCAGGCACAGCTGGTACCCCAGGCACACCTGGTTACCCAGGCACAGAAGGAACCCCAGGAACACCAGGCACACCTGGTTACCCAGGCACAGAAGGAACCCCAGGCACACCAGGCACACCTGGATATCCAGGCACAGCAGGCACACCTGGTTACCCAGGATACTATCCCGGCG GCTCAGGTGGATATTACCCAGGACAACCAACTGCACCAG GCACAGACGGCTATTATCCAGGACAAGGTAGTGGACCAG GAGGACCATTAGGTCCTGATGGTACTTATGGTCCCGATGGTACCTACTACCCGGGCACTCCAGGAACACCAGGCACACCAGGCACACCAGGCAGCCCCGGCGGCCCTGGCGGCCCag GAGGTCCCGGAGGGCCCGGCGGTCCTGGAGGCCCCGGAGGACCTAATGGACCCAATGGCCCATCAAACGGCGGCTACTACCCAGGACAACCCGGCAGACCTGGCACTCCAGGCAGTCCAGGATCACCAGGTACTCCAGGAGGACCAGGAGGTCCAGGTGGACCAGGAGGTCCTGGAGGACCAGGAGGACCAAACGGACCCAATGGCCCTTCAAGCGGCGGATACTACCCAGGACAACCCGGCAGCCCTGGCACTCCAGGAAGCCCAGGATCACCAGGCACTCCAGGAGGACCAGGTGGACCAGGTGGACCAGGAGGTCCAGGAGGACCTGGTGGACCTAATGGACCCAATGGCCCTTCAAGCGGCGGCTACTACCCAGGACAACCCGGCAGCCCTGGCACTCCAGGCAGCCCAGGATCACCAGGCACTCCAGGAGGACCAGGAGGTCCGGGCGGACCAGGTGGCCCAGGAGGTCCCGGAGGGCCTAATGGACCCAATGGCCCTTCAAGCGGTGGCTACTACCCAGGACAACCCGGCAGCCCTGGCACTCCAGGCAGCCCAGGATCACCAGGCACTCCAGGAG GACCAGGAGGTCCGGGCGGGCCAGGTGGACCTGGAGGTCCCGGAGGGCCTAATGGACCCAATGGCCCTTCAAGCGGCGGATACTACCCAGGACAACCCGGCAGCCCTGGCACTCCAGGCAGCCCAGGATCACCAGGCACTCCAGGAGGTCCAGGAGGACCAGGTGGGCCAGGTGGACCAGGTGGCCCGGGAGGGCCAAACGGACCCAATGGCCCTTCGAACGGCGGATACTACCCAGGACAACCCGGCAGCCCCGGTTCACCAGGAAGCCCAGGATCACCAGGAACACCCG gtggTCCCGGAGGTCCAGGTGGTCCCGGTGGACCTGGAGGACCCGGTGGTCCCACCGACACAACAACTTATCCAGGACAATCAA GTGGCCAACCTAGTCAACCAGGACAGCCGGGATACCCAGGCAAACCAGGACAGCCTGGCTACCCAGGACAACCAGGACAACCAGGGCAACCAGGACAACCCGGACAGCCAGGACAAGGTGGCCAACCTGGTAAACCAGGACAGCCAGGATACCCAGGCCAACCAGGACAGCCAGGATACCCAGGACAACCAGGCCAACCAGGACAACCAGGACAGCCAGGACAAGGTGGTCAACCTGGTAAACCAGGACAGCCAGGATACCCAGGCCAACCAGGACAGCCTGGCTACCCAGGACAACCAGGACAACCAG gACAAGGAGGACAACCTGGTCAACCTGGACAGCCAGGTGGCCCAGGACAGCCAGGATACCCAGGACAACCAGGACAGCCAGGACAAGGTGGCCAACCTGGTAAACCAGGACAGCCAGGATACCCAGGACAACCAGGTCAGCCAGGATACCCAGGACAACCAGGACAACCCGGACAGCCAGGACAAGGTGGCCAACCTGGTAAACCAGGACAGCCAGGATACCCAGGCCAACCAGGACAGCCAGGATACCCAGGACAACCAGGACAACCCGGACAGCCAGGACAAGGTGGCCAACCTGGTAAACCAGGACAGCCAGGATACCCAGGCCAACCAGGACAGCCAGGATACCCAGGACAACCAGGACAACCCGGACAGCCAGGACAAGGTGGCCAACCTGGTAAACCAGGACAGCCAGGATACCCAGGCCAACCAGGACAGCCAGGATACCCAGGACAACCAGGACAACCCGGACAGCCAGGACAAGGTGGCCAACCTGGTAAACCAGGACAGCCAGGATACCCAGGACAACCAG GATACCCAGGACAACCAGGACAACCCGGACAGCCAGGACAAGGTGGCCAACCTGGTAAACCAGGACAGCCAGGATACCCAGGACAACCAGGACAGCCAGGATACCCAGGACAACCAGGACAACCCGGACAGCCAGGACAAGGTGGCCAACCTGGTAAACCAGGACAGCCAGGATACCCAGGTCAACCAGGACAGCCAGGCTACCCAGGACAACCAGGACAGCCAGGTGGCCCAGGACAGCAAGGACAACCGGGTTATCCAGGACAACCAG GACAACCAGGGCAAGGAGGACAACCTGGTCAACCTGGACAGCCAGGTGGCCCAGGACAGCCAGGATACCCAGGACAACCAGGTCAGCCCGGAAAACCGGGACAACCTGGGCAGCCAGGTTACCCAGGGCAGCCCGGTCAGCCAGGACAGCCAGGATACCCAGGGCAACCCGGTCAGCCAGGGCAGCCAGGATACCCAGGTCAACCAGGACAACCAGGTCAACCCGGAAAACCGGGACAACCCGGGCAGCCAGGATACCCAGGGCAACCCGGTCAGCCAGGACAGCCAGGACAACCAGGGCAGCCCGGATATCCAGAACAACCAGGACAGCCAG gaGGACCAGGACGTCCTGAAGACCTAACTAAACCAGGTCAGCCAGGATACCCAGGACAGCAAGGACAACCCGGTGGTCCAGGACAGCCAGGACAACCTGGATACCCAGGACAACCAG GTAAACCAGGACAACCTGGTCAACCAGGATATCCAGGACAGCCAGGACAGCCCGGATACCCGGGACAACCTGGTCAACCAGGACAGCCAGGTCAACAAGGACAACCAGGACAGCCTGGTAAACCAGGTCAGCCAGGCCAGCCAGGATATCCAGGACAACCTGGCAAACCAGGCGAACCAGGCCAACCAGGATACCCAGGACAACCAGGACAACCTGGCAAACCGGGTCAACCTGGCCAGCCAGGATACCCAGGACAAccag GTGAACCAGGCCAACCTGGTCAACCCGGACAGCCAGGACAACCAGGATACCCAGGACAGCCAGGACAACCCGGTGGTCCAGGTCAGCCAGGCCAACCAGGATACCCAGGACAGCCAGGTCAAGCAGGACAACCAGGTCAACCAGGATACCCCGGACAGCCCGGACAGCCAGGATACCCAGGACAGCAAGGACAACCTGGTGGCCCAGGACAGCCAGGGCAACCAGGTACACCAGGCCAGCCCGGCCAACCAGGATACCCAGGCCAACCAGGTCAACCAGGAGAACCTGGCAAACCAGGACAACCTGGCCAGCCAGGACAACCAGGATACCCAGGACAGCCCGGACAGCCAGGTTACCCTGGACAGCAAGGACAACCTGGTGGTCCAGGACAGCCAGGACAACCAGGATACCCAGGACAACCCGGACAACCAGGTCAACCAGGCCAGCCCGGCCAACCAGGATACCCAGGCCAACCAGGACAACCAGGAGAACCTGGCAAACCAGGACAACCTGGCCAGCCAGGACAACCAGGATACCCAGGACAGCCCGGACAGCCAGGTTACCCTGGACAGCAAGGACAACCTGGTGGTCCAGGACAGCCAGGACAACCAGGATACCCAGGACAACCCGGACAACCAGGTCAACCAGGCCAGCCCGGCCAACCAGGATACCCAGGCCAACCAGGTCAACCAGGATACCCAGGGCAACAAGGACAACCCGGTGGTCCAGGACAGCCAGGACAACCAGGATACCCAGGACAACCCGGACAACCAGGTCAACCAGGCCAGCCCGGCCAACCAGGATACCCAGGCCAACCAGGTCAACCAGGATACCCAGGGCAACAAGGACAACCCGGTGGTCCAGGACAACCCGGACAACCAGGTACACCAGGCCAGCCCGGCCAACCAGGATACCCAGGGCAGCCAGGTCAACCAGGAGAACCTGGTAAACCAGGACAACCCGGACAACCAG GTCAACCAGGATACCCCGGACAGCCCGGACAGCCAGGATACCCAGGACAGCAAGGACAACCCGGTGGTCCAGGACAGCCAGGGCAACCAG GTAAACCAGGACAACCCGGACAACCAG GATACCCAGGGCAGCAAGGACAACCCGGTGGTCCAGGACAACCCGGACAACCAGGTAAACCAGGACAGCCCGGACAGCCAGGATACCCAGGACAGCAAGGACAACCTGGTGGCCCAGGACAGCCAGGGCAACCAGGTACACCAGGCCAGCCCGGCCAACCTGGACACCCAGGGCAGCCAGGTCAACCAGGAGAGCCTGGCAAACCAGGACAGCCTGGCCAACCAGGACAACCAGGATACCCAGGACAACCCGGACAACCAGGATACCCAGGACAGCAAGGACAACCTGGTGGTCCAGGACAGCCAGGGCAACCAG GTCAACCAGGAGAGCCTGGCAAACCAGGACAGCCTGGCCAACCAGGACAACCAGGATACCCAGGACAACCCGGACAACCGGGATACCCAGGACAGCAAGGACAACCCGGTGGTCCAGGACAGCCAGGGCAACCAGGTACACCAGGCCAGCCCGGCCAACCAGGATACCCAGGGCAGCCAGGTCAACCAGGAGAACCTGGTAAACCAGGACAGCCTGGCCAACCAGGACAACCAGGATACCCAGGACAACCCGGACAACCAGGATACCCAGGACAGCAAGGACAACCCGGTGGTCCAGGACAGCCAGGGCAACCAGGATACCCAGGCCAACCAGGTCAACCAGGAGAACCTGGCAAACCAGGACAGCCTGGCCAGCCAGGACAACCAGGATACCCAGGACAGCCCGGACAACCAGGACAACCAGGGCAATCAG GTGGCCCCGGACAACCAGGACAACCTGGATATCCAGGACAACCAGGACAGCCTGGAGGGCCTGGACAACCTGGACAACCGGGTTACCCAGGACAGCCCGGACAGCCGGGATACCCAGGACAGCCAGGTCAGCCAGGTCAACCTGGACACCCAGGGCAGCCGGGATACCCAGGACAACCAGGACAACCAGGACAGCCCGGATACCCAGGACAACCAGGACAGCCCGGATACCCAGGTCAGCCAGGACAACCAGGACAACCAGGACAGCCGGGATACCCAGGACAACCAGGACAACCAGGACAGCCGGGATACCCAGGACAACCAGGACAGCCGGGATACCCAGGTCAGCCAGGACAACCAGGACAACCAGGACAGCCGGGATACCCAGGTCAGCCAGGACAACCAGGACAACCAGGACAGCCGGGATACCCAGGACAGCCAGGACAACCAGGCTACCCCGGACAGCCAGGACAACCAGGACAGCCGGGATACCCAGGTCAACCAGGACAATACCCAG ATTCTGAAACGGCACCGTCTGGCACCGGAGTACAACCACCTGCCACTGTAC